Proteins co-encoded in one Flavivirga eckloniae genomic window:
- a CDS encoding TonB-dependent receptor domain-containing protein: MKLYVLFLVCCVGCIQTLIGQVSGLVIDTDGNPVPYANAMLYSVPDSTLQTGSISNEAGVFEIDYSKAGTYILRIDLLSFKTWDSEPFSITTTDLQKHFPSITLTEEVTSLQGVEIIAKRKLIQRTQEGSVINVQESILTKGSTVLQLLERSPGVILDQRNNSFSMNGKSGTLIMINGKVQRIPTADLIAILNGMSADNIKKIELLTNPSARYDVDGNAGIINIVTTKNESLGIRGSINLSAGFGEGPKQTTGFSLNYGSARSNLFSSYTFSYDDTYSGFRGMGTTEIPSLGGNTTIDFTSRTQHINRNHNINLGYDYKLSDASLFGASLLYNNSKPMVHTQNRGLYDFTNTPFLEAQIRLNGDGNLKNMNASTYFEKKNEQNELSVTVDYINYNNQTPNRVSSSYFDESGNAFQPDNEIYNRGNRGFNETDINLGVLKLDYRYKVNETLSIEAGMKGSLSKTINNARIEILQGEEFVSDNRFISAIENQEKIGAVYSLADYKFNKKLKGQLGFRYEYWDQAFDDASLNRSFGKLFPSLFITHSFSDVTALNFAYNKRITRPNYSDLASFLIYNSPTSVFSGNPQLLPALSDNISISYSNKSFSISLLASNEKNPIARFQVTRNSQSNVAVIAPVNLEYQRNIDIQANIPIRFTHWWSMNFNGTFGVREFKLLHTDEKITHDYFHYNFNGSQTIKLPENFSLELSGWYTSRHFNGSTKANGFGVLNMGIKKEFKNRSSLQFSITDIFETFDIHSTVGSLTREAFGDKFKVKYSPESGFSSIFRISYSYPFGNTKVKKVSTRTGADVEKSRM, from the coding sequence ATGAAATTATATGTCCTTTTTCTTGTATGTTGTGTAGGATGCATACAAACGCTTATTGGCCAAGTATCAGGCTTGGTAATTGATACTGATGGCAATCCCGTTCCTTATGCCAACGCGATGCTTTATAGTGTTCCAGATTCCACTCTGCAAACTGGAAGTATATCTAATGAAGCAGGTGTTTTTGAAATCGATTATTCTAAAGCAGGCACATACATACTCCGTATCGACCTACTATCTTTTAAAACTTGGGATTCTGAACCTTTTTCGATAACCACAACGGATCTGCAAAAACATTTCCCCTCAATTACATTAACAGAGGAGGTAACTAGCTTGCAAGGGGTTGAAATCATAGCCAAACGTAAACTAATACAGCGTACTCAGGAAGGCAGTGTTATCAATGTGCAAGAGAGTATTTTAACAAAGGGAAGCACTGTTTTGCAATTGTTGGAGCGTTCTCCTGGAGTAATTTTGGATCAACGCAATAATAGTTTTTCAATGAATGGAAAAAGCGGAACCCTAATTATGATAAATGGGAAGGTACAACGAATTCCAACTGCAGACTTAATCGCTATTCTTAATGGGATGAGTGCTGATAATATTAAAAAAATAGAATTGCTAACCAATCCCTCCGCTAGATACGATGTAGATGGGAATGCGGGAATCATCAATATAGTAACGACCAAAAATGAGAGTTTGGGTATCCGGGGTTCTATTAATTTAAGTGCTGGCTTTGGAGAAGGGCCTAAACAGACCACTGGGTTCTCTTTAAACTATGGAAGCGCACGTTCCAACTTATTTAGCTCTTATACGTTCTCTTATGATGACACTTATAGCGGATTCAGAGGAATGGGTACTACAGAGATACCTTCCTTAGGAGGAAATACAACCATTGATTTTACAAGTAGGACACAACATATAAATAGAAACCATAACATCAATCTAGGTTATGACTATAAACTTTCGGACGCATCCTTATTTGGAGCAAGTTTATTGTACAATAACTCTAAACCGATGGTACATACTCAAAACAGGGGGTTATATGACTTTACAAACACTCCCTTTTTGGAAGCTCAAATTAGATTGAATGGTGATGGAAACCTGAAAAATATGAATGCCTCCACTTATTTTGAAAAGAAAAACGAACAAAATGAATTGAGTGTAACTGTAGATTATATCAATTACAATAATCAGACACCAAATCGCGTAAGCAGTTCCTATTTCGATGAAAGTGGAAATGCTTTTCAGCCAGATAACGAAATCTACAATAGGGGAAACCGTGGATTTAATGAAACCGATATCAATCTAGGTGTTCTCAAATTAGATTATCGGTATAAAGTGAATGAAACCCTATCGATAGAAGCTGGAATGAAAGGATCACTATCCAAAACTATCAATAATGCCCGTATCGAAATTCTTCAAGGCGAAGAATTTGTGTCCGATAATCGCTTTATAAGTGCAATTGAGAATCAAGAAAAAATAGGCGCTGTTTATTCTCTAGCCGATTATAAATTTAATAAAAAGTTAAAAGGACAATTAGGTTTCCGATATGAATATTGGGATCAAGCATTTGACGATGCCAGTTTGAACCGTAGCTTTGGGAAACTTTTCCCCTCACTGTTCATTACCCATTCTTTTTCTGATGTTACAGCACTAAACTTTGCTTATAACAAACGTATAACACGACCTAATTACTCCGATTTAGCATCGTTTCTAATTTATAACAGTCCCACTTCCGTATTCAGCGGAAACCCACAATTACTTCCAGCATTAAGCGATAATATCAGCATTAGCTACAGCAATAAATCATTCAGCATTTCTTTACTAGCTTCTAATGAGAAAAACCCCATTGCCCGTTTTCAGGTTACTCGAAATTCACAAAGTAACGTTGCCGTAATAGCACCTGTAAATTTAGAGTATCAGCGCAATATAGATATTCAGGCCAATATCCCCATTCGCTTTACTCATTGGTGGAGTATGAACTTTAACGGGACTTTTGGGGTTCGAGAGTTCAAATTATTGCATACTGATGAAAAAATTACCCATGACTATTTTCACTACAATTTCAATGGAAGTCAGACCATAAAATTGCCGGAGAATTTCTCTTTAGAATTGTCGGGTTGGTATACCTCCCGCCACTTTAACGGAAGTACTAAAGCAAATGGTTTTGGTGTATTAAATATGGGGATCAAAAAAGAGTTTAAAAATAGAAGTAGTTTGCAATTTTCTATAACCGACATTTTTGAGACTTTTGATATCCACTCTACCGTAGGTTCGCTTACTAGAGAAGCATTTGGAGACAAATTTAAGGTAAAATATAGTCCCGAATCTGGATTTTCTAGTATTTTCCGAATTAGTTATTCCTATCCTTTTGGTAATACTAAAGTGAAAAAAGTCAGCACCAGAACGGGAGCAGATGTCGAGAAATCAAGAATGTAG
- a CDS encoding sensor histidine kinase: MSANTLLPVLTFLERYKIHHILFWAGYHFAWWTLFSGSITEVFQSITEPHGIVKFLGYVTYQALGVYFCLYVLIPKFLQKRKYFIFFLFSLCTILLMATLITFNYFVAASVVNANVYELFYISSPTPFAIFKYNALPSCMASTTLGMSIKLTKNWVASQKQQQILEKEKLETELKFLKSQFNPHFLFNTINSIFVLIHKNPDMASESLAKFSDLMRYQLYECNEPKIPVERELDYLRNFIELGKLRLEDTVKVHIEIDITGYSNKSIAPFILMPFVENAFKHVSQEKEQENWLKINLSFSETEIAFEVVNSIPSINYPKSNDIIENSGIGLKNVKRRLDLVYPNQYELKIEKTDMAYSVLLKLRYPIDKLIPEAIEKPIISLQS; encoded by the coding sequence ATGTCCGCAAACACACTTTTGCCCGTTTTAACCTTTTTAGAACGCTATAAAATACATCATATCCTTTTTTGGGCAGGGTATCATTTTGCATGGTGGACATTGTTCTCGGGGAGTATAACGGAAGTATTCCAATCGATTACAGAACCTCACGGAATCGTAAAATTTTTAGGATATGTTACGTATCAAGCTTTGGGCGTATATTTCTGTTTGTACGTTCTAATTCCAAAATTTCTTCAGAAAAGAAAATATTTTATTTTCTTTCTTTTCAGCCTTTGTACAATTTTATTAATGGCAACATTAATAACATTTAATTATTTTGTTGCAGCATCAGTAGTGAATGCCAATGTATATGAACTATTCTATATTTCGTCGCCAACACCTTTTGCTATTTTCAAGTATAATGCTTTACCATCTTGCATGGCAAGTACAACTTTGGGAATGAGCATAAAACTGACCAAAAATTGGGTAGCTTCACAAAAACAGCAGCAAATTTTGGAAAAAGAAAAATTGGAAACCGAGTTGAAGTTCTTGAAATCACAATTTAATCCACATTTTTTATTCAATACCATTAATTCTATTTTTGTATTGATTCATAAGAATCCAGATATGGCCTCTGAATCGCTTGCCAAGTTTTCGGATTTGATGCGCTATCAATTGTATGAATGTAACGAACCCAAAATACCGGTAGAGCGGGAGCTAGATTACCTTCGGAATTTTATCGAGCTAGGAAAATTGCGTTTGGAAGATACCGTGAAGGTACATATAGAAATAGATATCACTGGATATTCGAATAAATCCATCGCTCCTTTTATTTTAATGCCTTTTGTAGAAAATGCTTTTAAGCATGTTTCTCAAGAAAAGGAACAAGAAAATTGGTTAAAAATCAATTTGAGTTTTTCCGAAACAGAGATTGCTTTTGAAGTAGTCAATAGTATTCCATCCATAAATTATCCGAAATCTAATGACATAATAGAAAATAGTGGAATTGGTTTAAAAAATGTAAAACGACGATTGGACTTGGTTTATCCGAATCAATATGAGTTAAAAATAGAGAAAACAGATATGGCTTACAGTGTACTACTGAAACTTCGGTACCCTATTGATAAACTTATACCAGAAGCTATAGAAAAACCTATAATATCCTTACAATCTTGA
- a CDS encoding BspA family leucine-rich repeat surface protein: MREAFSQCSNLKGHATDTPNLSKVTNMEGMFRNAENFNQDLGAWNVSNVTNMSYMFDGASSFNQDLSAWDVSKVTDMSWMFSRAKSFNQPLNWEEKVAKVTNMSYMFSQATNFDQNISAWNVSKVTDMTLMFADAESFNQDISTWNVSNVTFMGGMFSRATSFNQNISAWNVSNVTNTDGMFLEATSFNQDISTWNVSNVISMQSMFLRAESFNQDISAWNVSNVIYMDFIFQGVTLSTKNYDALLKEWSSLALQNGVKFHGGNSSFCKASDDRAKIIADFNWTIIDNGENCHLNDDFNSAILVDEFPYTNTQNAQFATGDFLACGNSPNLLTDGLWYAFKGTNSDIKVTVSANWAMQTGIYTLDANNKLQCETTMDNKTNPKAILNIAQSDPNKTYYLNIGNDSHSSVPDVFNVLIESKDHPFNDDFNTAILVDDFPYTNAQNAQFATGDFFACGDSPNLLTDGLWYAFKGTSNNIKVTVSANWAMQAGIFTLDANNELQCETTMDNKTNPKAILNIAQSDPNKTYYLNIGNDSHSSVPDVFNVLIESSIGPGIGPSIQSRNLFSSPNINSNEISVYPNPTNNKLFVTSKQPIDHITIYSIHGALIGEVNNDVIDVSLLANGMYLLKIKTNTGTTTKRFIKK; the protein is encoded by the coding sequence ATGAGAGAGGCTTTTTCTCAATGTTCTAATTTAAAAGGACATGCGACAGACACCCCAAATTTATCTAAGGTGACTAATATGGAGGGTATGTTCCGCAATGCTGAAAATTTTAATCAAGATCTTGGTGCTTGGAACGTGTCTAATGTGACTAATATGAGTTACATGTTTGATGGTGCTAGTAGTTTTAATCAAGATCTTAGTGCTTGGGATGTCTCAAAGGTGACTGATATGTCTTGGATGTTTAGTCGTGCTAAAAGTTTTAATCAACCTCTAAATTGGGAGGAAAAGGTAGCTAAGGTGACTAATATGAGTTACATGTTTTCTCAAGCTACAAATTTTGATCAAAATATTAGTGCTTGGAATGTTTCTAAAGTAACTGATATGACACTTATGTTTGCTGATGCTGAAAGTTTTAATCAAGATATTAGTACTTGGAACGTGTCTAACGTGACTTTTATGGGAGGGATGTTTAGTCGTGCTACAAGTTTTAATCAAAATATTAGCGCTTGGAACGTTTCTAACGTAACTAATACTGATGGTATGTTTCTTGAAGCTACAAGTTTTAATCAAGATATTAGTACTTGGAACGTGTCTAATGTAATTTCTATGCAAAGTATGTTTCTTCGTGCTGAAAGTTTTAATCAAGATATTAGTGCTTGGAACGTATCTAACGTTATTTATATGGATTTTATCTTTCAGGGTGTTACACTTTCTACAAAGAACTATGATGCTTTACTAAAAGAATGGAGCTCACTTGCATTACAAAACGGCGTAAAATTTCATGGAGGTAACAGCTCCTTTTGTAAGGCAAGTGATGACAGAGCAAAAATTATAGCAGATTTTAATTGGACAATTATAGATAATGGCGAAAATTGTCATCTTAACGACGATTTTAATAGCGCTATTCTTGTTGATGAATTTCCATATACAAACACTCAAAATGCTCAATTTGCTACTGGTGACTTTTTAGCATGCGGCAACTCTCCTAATCTGTTAACTGATGGTTTATGGTATGCTTTTAAAGGTACAAATAGCGATATAAAGGTAACCGTTAGCGCTAATTGGGCAATGCAAACTGGCATTTATACACTAGATGCCAATAATAAGTTACAGTGCGAAACCACTATGGATAATAAAACAAATCCTAAAGCTATTTTAAACATTGCCCAATCTGATCCTAACAAAACCTATTACTTAAATATTGGTAATGATAGTCATAGTTCTGTACCTGATGTTTTTAATGTGTTGATAGAATCTAAAGATCACCCCTTTAATGATGATTTTAATACTGCTATACTTGTCGATGATTTTCCATATACAAACGCTCAAAATGCTCAATTTGCTACTGGTGACTTTTTTGCATGTGGCGATTCTCCTAACCTATTAACTGATGGCTTATGGTATGCTTTTAAAGGTACAAGTAATAACATAAAAGTAACCGTTAGCGCTAATTGGGCAATGCAAGCAGGCATTTTTACACTAGATGCTAATAATGAGTTACAGTGTGAAACTACTATGGATAATAAAACAAACCCTAAAGCTATTTTAAACATTGCCCAATCTGATCCTAATAAAACCTATTACTTAAACATTGGTAATGACAGTCACAGTTCCGTACCCGATGTTTTTAATGTGCTTATAGAATCTAGTATAGGGCCTGGTATAGGGCCTAGTATACAATCTAGAAATCTTTTTAGTTCCCCTAATATTAACAGCAATGAAATATCTGTTTACCCCAACCCTACTAATAACAAACTTTTTGTGACTTCTAAACAACCCATAGACCATATAACTATTTACTCTATTCATGGAGCTTTAATTGGTGAGGTTAATAACGATGTTATAGATGTGTCGTTGCTTGCTAATGGAATGTATTTATTAAAAATAAAGACGAATACGGGTACCACTACAAAACGGTTTATTAAGAAATAA
- a CDS encoding BspA family leucine-rich repeat surface protein — protein sequence MKKITQKLCMLCFTLIASCYTLNAQFITTWKTTTANESIDIYAHKSEIYNYSVDWGDGNTTNNHTSSTTHSYALPGIYTVSITGDFPRINFSNKLQLQSVEQWGDQIWTTMEFSFFGCKNLKVNATDNPNLSKVTNMSHMFSKASSFNQDISDWDVSNVTNMDLMFFQATSFNQNIGEWNVSNVTDMRSMFVNATSFNQDISAWNVSKVTNMKSMFGGAASFNQNISDWDVSNVTDMDSMFYGATSFDQDISGWNVSKVTDMKAMFYGATSFDQNLSNWNVSKVTTMSYMFYDNTLSTKNYDALLQGWSKLTLQNGIKFHGGNSSFCSARDARAKIIKDFGWIITDSGEDCSQVPFITTWKTTSANESITIPTALGETYNYTVNWGDGETTTNHKGNTTHSYTTAGTYTVSITGDFPRIYFNNTGDRLKIQSIEQWGNQIWTSMHSAFYGCNNLKGHAIDTPNLSRVNNMGNMFRNATSFNQDISDWDVSNVTNMSSLFKNATNFNQDINSWNVSNVTSMNSMFNEASSFNQPIGSWDTSKVTSMSYMFYYNTVFNQDISDWDVSNVTNMSNIFDRASSFNQPIGNWNVSNVTNMEGVFRYATNFSQDISSWNVSKTTNMINLFAGALYFNHPISEWNVSKVTTMDGMFYTAKSFNQDISSWDVSNVTDMAEMFSGALAFDHPISKWNVSKVTNMSYMFYGARSFNQDISAWNVSNVTNMSNIFDRASSFNHPIGNWNVSKVTNMSWMFSGATSFNQNISAWNVSNVTDMDSIFQGATLSTKNYDALLKGWSSLALQNGVKFHGGNSSFCKASDDRAKIIADFNWTIIDNGENCRLNASFNRANHVDDKKSSNLLSIQGINSNEISVYPNPTTSNKLFVTSKQPIDHITIYSIHGALIGEVNNDVIDVSLLANGMYLLKIKTNTGTTTKRFIKK from the coding sequence ATGAAAAAAATAACACAAAAATTATGCATGCTATGTTTTACACTTATAGCAAGTTGCTATACCCTAAACGCACAATTTATTACTACCTGGAAAACAACAACAGCTAACGAAAGTATTGACATATATGCACATAAAAGCGAAATATACAATTATAGCGTAGACTGGGGCGATGGCAATACCACAAATAACCATACAAGTAGTACCACACATAGTTATGCTTTACCAGGTATATATACGGTATCTATTACTGGCGATTTTCCCAGAATTAATTTTAGTAATAAACTCCAATTACAAAGCGTAGAGCAATGGGGCGATCAAATATGGACAACTATGGAGTTTTCCTTTTTTGGATGTAAAAATTTAAAAGTAAATGCCACGGATAATCCAAATCTATCTAAAGTAACTAATATGAGCCACATGTTTAGTAAGGCTTCAAGTTTTAATCAAGATATTAGTGATTGGGATGTCTCAAACGTGACCAATATGGATTTAATGTTTTTTCAAGCTACAAGTTTTAATCAAAATATTGGTGAGTGGAACGTTTCTAACGTAACTGATATGCGTAGCATGTTTGTTAACGCTACAAGTTTTAATCAAGATATTAGTGCTTGGAACGTGTCTAAAGTAACTAATATGAAAAGCATGTTTGGTGGCGCTGCAAGTTTTAATCAAAATATCAGTGATTGGGATGTGTCTAACGTGACTGATATGGATAGCATGTTTTATGGCGCTACAAGTTTTGATCAAGATATTAGTGGTTGGAACGTGTCTAAAGTAACTGATATGAAAGCCATGTTTTATGGTGCTACAAGTTTTGATCAAAATCTTAGTAATTGGAATGTATCTAAGGTTACAACTATGAGTTACATGTTTTATGATAATACACTTTCTACAAAAAACTATGATGCTTTACTGCAAGGATGGAGCAAGCTTACGTTACAAAACGGCATAAAATTTCATGGAGGCAACAGCTCATTTTGTAGTGCAAGGGATGCTAGAGCAAAAATTATAAAAGATTTTGGTTGGATTATTACAGACAGTGGTGAAGATTGTTCTCAAGTACCATTTATTACTACATGGAAAACCACAAGTGCTAACGAAAGTATTACCATACCTACAGCTCTAGGTGAAACATATAATTATACCGTAAACTGGGGGGATGGTGAAACCACCACAAACCATAAAGGTAATACCACACATAGTTATACTACAGCGGGAACGTATACGGTATCTATTACTGGTGATTTTCCCAGGATTTATTTTAATAATACAGGCGATAGACTAAAAATACAAAGTATAGAACAGTGGGGTAACCAAATATGGACTTCTATGCATAGTGCTTTTTACGGATGTAACAATTTAAAAGGACATGCGATAGACACTCCAAACCTATCTAGGGTGAATAATATGGGAAATATGTTCCGTAATGCTACAAGTTTTAATCAAGATATTAGTGATTGGGATGTGTCTAACGTGACTAATATGAGTAGCTTGTTTAAAAACGCTACAAATTTTAATCAAGATATTAATAGTTGGAATGTGTCTAATGTGACTAGTATGAATAGTATGTTCAATGAAGCTAGTTCCTTTAATCAGCCTATAGGCAGTTGGGATACCTCTAAGGTTACTAGTATGAGCTATATGTTTTATTATAACACTGTTTTTAATCAAGATATTAGTGATTGGGATGTGTCTAACGTGACTAATATGTCTAATATATTTGATAGAGCTTCTAGTTTTAATCAACCCATAGGTAATTGGAATGTCTCTAATGTGACTAATATGGAAGGTGTGTTCCGGTATGCTACAAATTTTAGTCAAGATATTAGTAGTTGGAATGTGTCTAAAACCACTAATATGATAAATTTATTTGCTGGAGCTCTTTACTTTAATCACCCCATAAGCGAATGGAATGTATCTAAGGTTACTACTATGGATGGCATGTTTTATACTGCTAAAAGTTTTAATCAAGATATTAGTAGTTGGGATGTGTCTAATGTAACAGATATGGCAGAAATGTTCTCTGGAGCTCTAGCCTTTGATCACCCCATAAGCAAATGGAATGTATCTAAGGTTACAAATATGAGTTACATGTTTTATGGTGCTAGAAGTTTTAATCAAGATATTAGTGCTTGGAATGTGTCTAACGTGACTAATATGTCTAATATATTTGATAGAGCTTCTAGTTTTAATCACCCCATAGGTAATTGGAATGTCTCTAAGGTGACTAATATGTCTTGGATGTTTAGTGGTGCTACAAGTTTTAATCAAAATATCAGTGCTTGGAACGTGTCTAACGTGACTGATATGGATTCTATCTTTCAGGGTGCTACACTTTCTACAAAGAACTATGATGCTTTACTAAAAGGATGGAGCTCACTTGCATTACAAAACGGCGTAAAATTTCATGGAGGTAACAGCTCCTTTTGTAAGGCAAGTGATGACAGAGCAAAAATTATAGCAGATTTTAATTGGACAATTATAGATAATGGCGAAAATTGTCGTCTTAACGCCAGTTTTAACAGAGCTAATCATGTAGATGATAAAAAATCTAGCAATCTTTTAAGCATCCAAGGTATTAATAGCAATGAAATATCTGTTTACCCCAATCCTACTACTAGTAACAAACTTTTTGTGACTTCTAAACAACCCATAGACCATATAACTATTTACTCTATTCATGGAGCTTTAATTGGTGAGGTTAATAACGATGTTATAGATGTGTCGTTGCTTGCTAATGGAATGTATTTATTAAAAATAAAGACGAATACGGGTACCACTACAAAACGGTTTATTAAGAAATAA
- a CDS encoding LytR/AlgR family response regulator transcription factor, which yields MVLKCVTIDDEPLARECIANYVREVGFLELVGSVNNPLELSKIQEEQEVDLLFLDIQMPRMNGIEFLKSSTNMPMVILTTAFPNYALEGFELDVLDYLLKPVTFNRFFKAVNKVKEQYLLRNQKTQEDSTLLNDTKEHIFIKCDNVYKKIELENILFIESMQNYVTFHTTDGKKHLTLMPLKSVEKRLDNHLFLKVHKSFLVSVTKIDTINNGKIGMGDVQIPLSRNYKNAVMDKVLKNKLWKK from the coding sequence ATGGTATTAAAATGTGTAACGATAGATGATGAACCTTTAGCACGAGAATGCATTGCAAACTATGTACGAGAAGTAGGTTTTTTGGAATTAGTCGGGTCGGTTAATAATCCTTTAGAACTTTCAAAAATTCAAGAAGAACAAGAAGTAGATTTACTTTTTTTAGATATTCAAATGCCGCGGATGAACGGAATAGAATTTCTAAAATCATCTACCAATATGCCTATGGTCATTCTCACCACCGCTTTCCCAAACTATGCTTTAGAAGGTTTTGAACTGGATGTACTAGACTATTTATTGAAACCCGTTACATTCAACCGTTTTTTTAAAGCTGTAAATAAAGTAAAAGAGCAGTATCTGCTAAGAAACCAAAAAACACAAGAAGATTCGACTTTGCTTAATGATACTAAAGAACATATTTTTATCAAGTGTGATAATGTCTATAAAAAGATAGAACTAGAAAATATCCTTTTTATAGAGTCAATGCAGAACTATGTAACGTTTCATACGACGGATGGTAAAAAACACTTAACACTTATGCCCCTAAAAAGTGTGGAAAAAAGATTAGATAATCACCTTTTTCTTAAAGTACATAAATCGTTTCTCGTTTCGGTTACAAAGATAGATACCATCAACAATGGGAAAATTGGTATGGGCGACGTTCAGATTCCGTTAAGTCGCAATTACAAAAACGCAGTCATGGATAAAGTCTTAAAAAACAAGCTTTGGAAAAAGTAA
- a CDS encoding DUF4625 domain-containing protein, protein MKLKTTYYLLLLVMLPTVSCSSGDSIDKDEQKPTITINYAEGFPQACAELTKGQTYIFRAKVADNKALASYSLDIHNNFDHHTHDDQGIDCNLESTKQAINPLIFMENFSIENNPTSYEIKITLAIPDDVDPGDYHCQYSVTDQTGWHSRTSVDIKIVE, encoded by the coding sequence ATGAAACTAAAAACAACATATTATCTGCTTCTACTTGTAATGCTTCCAACCGTATCTTGCTCAAGCGGTGACAGTATTGATAAAGACGAACAAAAACCAACCATAACAATTAACTATGCAGAAGGGTTTCCTCAAGCCTGTGCAGAACTAACAAAAGGGCAAACCTATATTTTTCGTGCAAAAGTAGCAGATAATAAAGCCCTCGCATCTTATAGCCTAGATATTCACAATAATTTTGACCATCATACTCATGACGACCAAGGTATAGATTGCAATTTAGAGTCTACAAAACAAGCCATTAACCCTTTAATTTTTATGGAAAATTTTTCTATAGAAAATAACCCAACTTCATACGAAATCAAAATAACTTTGGCTATCCCCGACGATGTAGACCCTGGAGATTATCATTGTCAATACTCGGTAACAGATCAGACAGGTTGGCATTCAAGAACATCTGTGGATATAAAAATTGTGGAATAA
- a CDS encoding M56 family metallopeptidase, with the protein MILYILRFSLAVCIFYCFYKFILEKEKIHTFNRFYLLGGLFVSLVFPLISIGGAEQIQTVLVKTQQNLNHNLIRWELIIVSTYVLITFSLLVRFMIDIYKLSRKVKRHEVKSLGRAKLVFTNEPISPYTFLNYIYINKSEYTSLEPELINHELAHVNQRHTIDIFFVELLKTIFWINPLLKSYKTAMQLNHEFLADRNVITQKEDTEEYQNILLRYLQMDRPIRVTSGFNFTLTKKRLFMMKKQKSKNQRFKQLLVIPLFLLAFWSCSDNGGVSGKEMLHYWRYTAAMEEILQTGRINEDDLKDGVIKGISGKEEYDKLLDIYNRMNNDQKRSVYQLPPFIAPIE; encoded by the coding sequence ATGATACTTTATATTCTACGATTTAGTCTTGCAGTTTGTATTTTTTACTGCTTTTATAAATTTATTCTTGAAAAGGAAAAAATTCACACGTTCAACCGATTCTATCTATTAGGTGGTTTGTTTGTATCATTAGTATTTCCATTGATTTCAATTGGAGGTGCTGAACAAATTCAAACGGTATTAGTTAAAACTCAGCAAAATTTAAATCATAATTTAATTAGATGGGAACTGATTATTGTAAGTACATACGTACTAATCACTTTCTCTCTGTTAGTCCGATTTATGATTGATATTTATAAGCTATCCAGAAAAGTTAAAAGACATGAAGTTAAATCATTAGGTCGTGCAAAATTGGTATTTACAAATGAACCAATAAGCCCATATACATTCCTAAATTACATTTATATAAATAAAAGTGAATACACTAGTCTGGAACCAGAATTAATAAATCACGAATTGGCGCATGTAAATCAACGTCATACTATTGATATTTTTTTTGTTGAGCTCCTCAAAACCATCTTTTGGATTAATCCATTATTAAAATCATACAAAACTGCAATGCAGCTAAATCATGAATTTTTAGCTGATAGAAATGTTATCACACAAAAAGAAGATACAGAAGAGTATCAAAATATATTACTTCGCTATTTACAAATGGATAGGCCTATTAGAGTAACAAGCGGTTTCAATTTTACATTAACAAAAAAACGATTATTTATGATGAAAAAACAAAAGAGTAAAAATCAACGCTTTAAACAATTATTAGTAATACCTTTATTTCTGCTTGCCTTCTGGTCTTGTAGTGATAATGGAGGAGTAAGTGGTAAAGAAATGCTACATTATTGGCGTTATACTGCAGCTATGGAAGAAATATTGCAAACTGGCAGAATAAATGAAGACGATTTAAAAGACGGTGTTATTAAAGGAATATCAGGCAAAGAAGAATATGACAAATTGCTAGATATCTATAACCGAATGAACAATGATCAAAAAAGGTCTGTATATCAATTACCACCTTTTATAGCACCTATAGAATAA